The following is a genomic window from Variovorax paradoxus.
TGGCGCGGCTGGCGCAAAGCTCCGAATACACCATTCTGCGCACCAGCGGCCTCGGCCCATGGCGTGCGCTGCGCACGCTGCTCCTGCTGGGCGTCGGCTTTGTTTTTCTGACCTTTGCCATCGGCGACTACATCGCGCCTGCGTCGGAGCGCACGGGGCAGCTGCTCAAGTCGCGCTACCAGGGCACCTTCTCGCTGGTCGGCAATACGGGAGCGTGGCTCAAGGAGAAGCGCGGCAACGTGTCCTACGCCGTCAACGTGGTGTCCATTTCGCGCGACGGCTCCCTTCGGAATGCGCGCATCTTCGAATTCGACGAGAAGGGCTATGTACGCAGGCAGCTTCTCGCGACTTCCGCGCGCATCGTCGACGACCACTGGGCCCTTTCTGACGTCGAGCTGCAGGACTACAACACCCGCACCGACGCCAACAAGGCGCACATCTTGACCACGCGGGTGCCGCAGATGGACTGGCCCACCACGCTCACGGCCGAAATGGTGTCGGTCGCCCTCTTGCGGCCCGACCGCATGAGCACCATCGACCTGTTCGACTACATCAGCCACCTCGAAGCCAACGGCCAAACCGCCCAGCGCTATGAGATCCAGTTCTGGCGCAAGGTCTTCTATCCGCTCTCGTGCCTGGTGATGGTCGTGCTCGCCCTGCCTTTCGCGTACCTGCATTTCCGCCAGACCGGCATCACCACCTATGTGTTCGGCGGCGTGATGATCGGCATCAGCTTTTTCCTGCTGAACAACGTGTTCGGCTATCTCGGCAACCTGAGCAACTGGTCGCCCTGGCTTACGGCGGCGGCGCCAGGGCTCATCTATTCGGTCATGTCGCTTGCCGCGTTCAGCTGGCTGGTTCTTCGACGATAGAAGCGGGACGACAGACGTGACGACGGTGAACTCAAGGGGCATCATCCTCCTGGCCCATGGCTCGCGCGACGAGCGCTGGCGCGAGCCCATCGAGGCCGTGGCTGCGCGCGTCACCGCGCTCGATCCGCAAGCGCGGGTGGTTTGCGCCTACATGGAGCTGGCCACGCCCGATTTGCGCACCGCTTCCGCAGCCCTGATTGCGAGCGGCGCGCGCTCGCTCAGGGTCGTTCCGCTGTTTCTGGGCATGGGCAAGCACGCGCGCGAAGACCTGCCGCTCCAGCTGAACGCACTGCGCGCCACTTGGCCCAATGTCGAATTCCAGCTAGCCAGCATCGTCGGCGAAGAACCCGAACTGGTCGAGCTACTGGCCAGGATCGCAACCAAATCTTGAAGTCCCGGGCATTTCGATAGACTCCGAAGGCATAATGAATTCCGCAATAAGACGGAATTTGATATGAATCTGCACCAATTCAAGTTTGTTCAGGAAGCCGTGCGGCGCAACCTGAACCTCACCGAGGCGGCGAAGGCGCTCCATACCTCGCAGCCCGGGGTGTCCAAAGCCATCATCGAGCTCGAAGAGGAGCTCGGCGTCGAGATCTTCGCCCGCCACGGCAAGCGCCTCAAGCGGGTCACCGAGCCGGGCCAGCATGTCATCGCCAGCATCGAACTGATCATGCGGGAAGTGGGCAACCTCAAGCGCATTGGCGAACAATTCAGCGCCCAGGACAGCGGCACCCTCTCCATTGCGACCACCCATACCCAGGCGCGCTATGTGCTGCCGGTGCCGGTGGCCCGGCTTCGCGAGGCCTATCCCAAGGTCAACGTGAGCCTGCACCAGGGCTCGCCCGACCAGGTGGCGCGCATGGTGATCGATGAAATCGCCGAGGTGGGCATTGCCACCGAGTCGCTCGCGGACTACGCCGAGCTCGTGACCCTGCCTTGCTACGAATGGCAGCACGTGCTGGTGCTCCCCAAAGACCATCCGCTGGCTGCCAAGGAGCGCATTTCGCTCGAGGACCTGGCGCACGAACCCATCATTACCTACCACCCGTCGTTCACCGGCCGCACGCGCATAGACCACGCCTTTGCACAGAAAAAGCTCACGCCGCGCATCGCGCTCGAAGCCATCGATTCCGACGTGATCAAGACTTACGTGCGCCTTGGCCTGGGCGTGGGCATCGTGGCCGAGATGGCTGTGCGCGACGAGTCGAACGCCGACCTCGTGGTGCGCCCCATGGGGCACGTGTTCGGCCAGAACATCGCCCGCGTGGCGTTCAAGCGCAGCGCCTACCTGCGCAACTTCGTGTTCAAGTTTGCCGAGCTGCTATCCGACCGGCTCGACCGCAACCTCATTGCAAAAGCCCTGAGCGGCCACCAGCAAGACTACGACCTTTGACATTCAGCAGCCCCAGTTTCCGAACACGACCATGAGCACCGTTTCTACCGCCCCCCGCACGCCGGACATCGCCACCAAGCTGCCCGCCGTCGGCACCACCATCTTCACCGTGATGTCCGCACTGGCAACCGAGAAGGACGCGGTCAACCTCGGCCAGGGCTTCCCCGATTTCAACTGCGACCCGAAGCTGCTCGAAGACGTGACGGCCGCCATGGCCGCCGGCCACAACCAGTATCCGCCGATGCCCGGCATTCCCGCACTGCGCGAAGCCATTGCCGGCAAGATCGCCGCGCTCTACGGCCACGGCTACAACGCGGCGACCGAAATCACGGTGACCGCGGGTGCCACGCACGCAATCATCACGGCCATTCTTGCAGTGGTGCGCGCGGGCGACGAGGTGATCGTTCTGGAGCCCTGCTACGACAGCTACGTGCCCAACATCGAACTGGCCGGCGGCAGCGTGGTGCGCGTGCCGCTCACGCCGGGCACCTTCCGGCCCGACTTCGACAAGATTGCCGCGG
Proteins encoded in this region:
- the lptG gene encoding LPS export ABC transporter permease LptG, with the translated sequence MKTIRRLIYVEALKAVAFVTLGFLSLFFFFDFVDELQSIGKPESLAYGPGQALVYVTLLIPSHLYELLPITVLIGCIFVMARLAQSSEYTILRTSGLGPWRALRTLLLLGVGFVFLTFAIGDYIAPASERTGQLLKSRYQGTFSLVGNTGAWLKEKRGNVSYAVNVVSISRDGSLRNARIFEFDEKGYVRRQLLATSARIVDDHWALSDVELQDYNTRTDANKAHILTTRVPQMDWPTTLTAEMVSVALLRPDRMSTIDLFDYISHLEANGQTAQRYEIQFWRKVFYPLSCLVMVVLALPFAYLHFRQTGITTYVFGGVMIGISFFLLNNVFGYLGNLSNWSPWLTAAAPGLIYSVMSLAAFSWLVLRR
- a CDS encoding sirohydrochlorin chelatase, producing the protein MTTVNSRGIILLAHGSRDERWREPIEAVAARVTALDPQARVVCAYMELATPDLRTASAALIASGARSLRVVPLFLGMGKHAREDLPLQLNALRATWPNVEFQLASIVGEEPELVELLARIATKS
- a CDS encoding CysB family HTH-type transcriptional regulator, producing the protein MNLHQFKFVQEAVRRNLNLTEAAKALHTSQPGVSKAIIELEEELGVEIFARHGKRLKRVTEPGQHVIASIELIMREVGNLKRIGEQFSAQDSGTLSIATTHTQARYVLPVPVARLREAYPKVNVSLHQGSPDQVARMVIDEIAEVGIATESLADYAELVTLPCYEWQHVLVLPKDHPLAAKERISLEDLAHEPIITYHPSFTGRTRIDHAFAQKKLTPRIALEAIDSDVIKTYVRLGLGVGIVAEMAVRDESNADLVVRPMGHVFGQNIARVAFKRSAYLRNFVFKFAELLSDRLDRNLIAKALSGHQQDYDL